The genomic segment CGGGGTGGTCGGCGTACTCGGCAGCCGGATCGTCGCTGTCGATCACCCCCCATTCCAGCAACCGCTCGTGGGCCGGCGAGCCCCAGGCCTGATAGCGGGTCTGCTTCAGGACACCGTCCTCGAAGACGACTTCGACGGCGCCCCAACCGGTCAGGGCCAGCACCTTGTCGGAGACGAACTCCCGCCAACCGTGACGGACGTAGTCCGCCTTGCCGCGCAGGTAGTAAACCGCGGCGGCCAAATGCGACGGCGGGACGTCGTCGGCGGCGACGACCCAGGCAACGCTGTTCGGATCGTCCAGCGGCTCGACGATCAGCTCCCGCTCCCGGACTGTGACCTCGCCGCAGCTTTCGAGGAGCTCCAACAGCTCCGCCAACCGCTCGTCGTCCTGGTCGGCGGCGGCGTGGAGCTCGATCTCGTCGCCCGCGGCGATCGCCGTCTCCCCGAGCTCGGGCGGATAGTCACCGGGCCAGGACTGGACGAAAGCACCGTCGCGGTACAACAGACAAACGCCGCCGACGTAGACATCCACCTGGGCGGCGCAGGCTCCTACGGCGAGCAAGCAGATCACGACAAACACGCGACGCGGGATCATCTCATCACTCCCCGCTCGTTGCTCCGGTCTCGCCGTAGCCCTCGGGGCTCGAACCGATCCCGGCGGGTTCAGTGCTCGATTCCACTGTTTGCGGTTTATCCTCAGTCATCCCGGCGCCCTCCTCCGTCGGTTCCTCCTCGACGGGCGGCGGCGGCGGAAGCGGCGCCGGCTTAAGCTCCTGGGACCCGGCGGCGATGAAACCCCGGCCCGTGCCCAGATTACGCCGCAGGTGCAGATGGATGCGGAAAACGTCGCGGCCCGACGAAGGCCAATCCCAGTCCTGCATCTGCGTCAACAGCTCCGTGCCCAGCTCCTCGTTGCCCGTGGTATTCTCCTCCAGAGAGCAGAACAGGAACACCCCGGATTCCGTGGTGATATGGGCGGTCACCTCGCCACAGAGCATCGGGTCATCGTGCAGGAAACGACGATAGGTGGCGTTGAGTTCGTCCGCATGGGTGTTCAGCAGGTACTCGACGCCGGCCAACATATAGCCGGACATTCCACCGTGGGCGCCTAAGGGCTCGATCTCCCAGACGATCGGCCGGGCGTGGGCAACCAACTCCGGCTCGGCGGCGTCGACCTCGACGATGTCCAGCAGATTCCAGGAGGGTTCGGCGTCGGCTTGATCCCGCCGGTCACCGCCGTCGCAACCCGCGACAATTAGCGCGGAGACCACGGCCGCTGACAACATAATTCGTTCCCGACAAGTCATCGAACCAAACTCGTGGATGTTAAGGCGGGGCCGGTTAAGAAGACAACAGGGAGACCAGCTGATCGAACTCAGGAAACCCTCATCAATTGATCACGTTCGATCACGTTTTCTACGGACGTTTTACTATTATCTTTAACATCCCCATTGTATAATCAACACACTATGTCAGGCAAGCATAAAGTTGAACCGCCGATCAGCGACCCCTTCCTCGACGACGATCCCTCCCGCTGGGAGCACCTCGCGCCGGCCTGGAACGAGCTGGGCTTGCTCCACCGCTTGACCATCGCCCCCTTCTACACCCTCATCCGCCTCTACCAGCGTTACATCTCACCGTACAAACCACCGACCTGCCGTTTCGTCCCCAGCTGCAGCCAGTACACCGCTCTGGCCCTGCGCAAGTACAACCTGGCCCTGGGCATCCTGATGGGCGCCTGGCGCATCCTGCGCTGCAACCCCTGGGGCGGTTACGGCTACGATCCACCCTAGCGGCTCCGGTGCGCCGCCGCAGGCGGCCCGCAACCGAACACGCCGGCGCTCAGCCGGCGTGTTCGGTTGCGGGAACGGCGAGACCCCGACCCATACCCCACGAGCCCGCGCCGGGGAGCCGGCACGGTTTTTGCATCTCGGCGACCGTTGCGAACGATGCAAACGGTCGGCCTCCGCAAAAACCGTGCCGGCTCCCCGGCTGAGGTGTTAGGGTGCCGAACGGACGATGTCGGGGTCTCGCCGTTCGCACCGGGCGCGGTTCAATCCCCGTCAAGCAGCAGATTCTCGGCCTCTTCGACGGAGGGCGTCTCGGTATCCGCCGTTGGAGGGGCGGTACCGCCCAGGTTGAGCTGCACGATGCGACCGGTGGTGACGTACACTTCGCGGTTGATCATCTCACTGCCGCGTTCAATACGGATGACCCGCTTGCCGGCCAGCAGTTTTAATGAATCCAGCGGCAGGGCACCGATGTAGCGGTCATCGATCCAGACCTTGGAGCCGGGTTCACCTTGGATGCGCAGCCAGCCGTAGGTGGCCGGGGAGAGTTCGACGTTGAAGTTGACCAGGTCGCCGTCGCCGGGGGTGAAGGTGGTTTCGAGGGGGGCGTAGCCTTCACGTTCGAAGCGCAGAGTGTAACTGCGCCCCCGGGGCAGCCTGGTGGTCAGCGGTGTGGTTCCGAAGCTTTGGCCGTCGATGAACAGGGAGGCTTCGTCGGGCGTTGTGTTGACTTTGAGGGTGACTTCCTCTTTGGAGAGAACCAGTTCGTCGCCGAGGGGGTTTTCGGCGACGGTTTCCTCTTCGGCGCCGCCGAGTTGGGGGATGATTTCGATCGCGCCCCAGACCAGACCGCCGACGGCCAGGGCGATCAGGATCAGTCCGACGATCCGGC from the Candidatus Coatesbacteria bacterium genome contains:
- the yidD gene encoding membrane protein insertion efficiency factor YidD, giving the protein MSGKHKVEPPISDPFLDDDPSRWEHLAPAWNELGLLHRLTIAPFYTLIRLYQRYISPYKPPTCRFVPSCSQYTALALRKYNLALGILMGAWRILRCNPWGGYGYDPP